A genome region from Pangasianodon hypophthalmus isolate fPanHyp1 chromosome 11, fPanHyp1.pri, whole genome shotgun sequence includes the following:
- the e2f8 gene encoding transcription factor E2F8 isoform X1: protein MLSPRLYNAVKKRWKMSSTLLDGQQLKQKLEINPNPSSSGAAREKKKVVFVEPQTQLTTLGKLQEAQKAMGPLSTPTKGSEAPGGEPWTPTSNLKMLISAASPEIRNREKEKNSTEEHENSSQDTEQGEESERLQLSRKEKSLGLLCHKFLARYPDYPNPALNNDICLDDVAVELNVERRRIYDIMNVLESLNMVSRLAKNRYTWHGRAQLAHTLALLQREGEKHHYSQQIQQIRQRHAEDMLEMEGEEKENEDVDGEITQKEPGFSEATVDAKGASRKDKSLRVMSQKFVMLFLVSSPRVVSLEIAAKILIGEDQVVDQDKSKFKTKIRRLYDISNVLSSLKLIKKVHVTEERGRKPAFKWTGPENLSLQGLQVEASSCPRPLESRSSVDNCTKNLFCSPSTKRGFTRHHSLVKLAKSIQDDRRKINSAPSSPIKITSDAVNGSFYSSKMDHLAEICKMQLDQQAMNAQKQSDLKEAAHLQQKNSMLSPIPPVMTSGAEACPRTVQLSLAPPPCCSLVPVLLPHAVYVSHTPVRPRHVARPLPSSTAVRSMTFESPRGANTKASPASVTVTGQRVHGFEPASPALKRTCLESLERSPAKIKRPEMNSKSLSPKLCEILQARLKDRRGALSSSRASARALHLEPEFNKTPHNNPDTVEHNMELQHFLETEEREEKIQSQVTPTLQDSAGHTNTETLIPTGYLIPISQQPLLSFKETSTSSGETNKTPTYIYRTPTAGSIAPSPQEFTPSPLPVHRPTHRVSPNPSILNFTLQNLALIHNTPNTTHTVPAPEQPSPIPCTHAHAHTPLQTHGMIFIKPVSPLTLISLQQPALTTPKSGSAPQQCFFHTPVSTVVTPTASKSLYIPQRKLDVSSEEH, encoded by the exons ATGCTTTCTCCCAGACTGTacaatgctgtaaagaaaag GTGGAAGATGAGCAGCACTTTACTGGATGGTCAGCAGTTGAAGCAGAAGCTTGAGATTAACCCAAACCCAAGCAGCTCAGGTGCAGCGCGTGAGAAG AAAAAAGTTGTGTTTGTGGAGCCACAAACACAGTTAACAACTTTAGGAAAACTTCAGGAAGCTCAGAAGGCCATGGGACCTTTATCCACACCTACGAAGGGCTCGGAGGCCCCGGGAGGGGAACCGTGGACACCGACGTCCAACCTGAAAATGTTGATCAGCGCTGCGAGTCCAGAAATACGCAaccgagagaaagagaagaacagCACTGAGGAACATGAGAACTCCTCTCAG GATACTGAACAAGGAGAAGAGTCAGAGAGGCTGCAGCTCAGCCGAAAAGAGAAAAGCCTCGGGTTGCTGTGTCACAAATTTTTGGCTCGATATCCAGATTATCCGAATCCAGCTCTAAACAATGACATTTGCCTTGATGATGTTGCTGTTGAACTGA ATGTGGAACGGCGACGTATATATGACATCATGAACGTTCTGGAGAGCCTGAACATGGTCAGCCGTTTGGCTAAAAACCGCTACACATGGCATGGTCGTGCTCAGCTAGCACACACACTAGCACTGCTccaaagagagggagagaaacaccACTATAGCCAGCAGATCCAGCAGATACGGCAGAGACATGCAGAGGACATGctggagatggagggagaggagaaagagaacgAGGACGTCGATGGAGAAATCACACAGAAGGAGCCAGGATTTAGTGAAGCCACTGTCGATGCTAAAGGGG CTAGCCGTAAGGATAAGTCCCTGCGTGTGATGAGTCAGAAGTTCGTTATGCTGTTCCTGGTGTCGAGTCCACGTGTGGTGAGCCTGGAAATCGCAGCCAAGATCCTGATCGGAGAAGACCAGGTGGTGGACCAGGACAAGAGCAAGTTCAAGA caAAGATTCGTCGTCTATATGACATCTCTAACGTCCTCAGTAGTCTTAAGCTTATTAAGAAAGTGCATGTGACGGAAGAACGAGGAAGAAAACCCGCATTTAAATGGACTGGACCAGAGAATCTGTCCTTACAAG GTTTGCAGGTTGAGGCTTCTTCTTGCCCTCGGCCCCTCGAGTCCCGCTCGTCTGTAGACAACTGCACCAAAAACCTTTTCTGCTCTCCCAGCACTAAACGAGGCTTCACACGACATCATTCACTCGTCAAATTGGCCAAAAGCATCCAGGATGATCGCAGGAAGATCAACTCTGCTCCATCAAGCCCCATTAAAATCACAA GTGATGCGGTTAATGGAAGTTTCTATTCAAGTAAAATGGATCACCTCGCTGAGATTTGTAAAATGCAGCTGGACCAGCAAGCTAT GAATGCCCAGAAGCAGAGCGATCTGAAAGAGGCTGCTCACTTGCAGCAGAAAAACTCAATGTTGTCACCCATTCCCCCCGTGATGACATCAGGGGCAGAGGCTTGTCCTCGGACGGTGCAGTTATCGCTTGCGCCTCCTCCCTGCTGCTCCCTCGTTCCTGTGCTGCTTCCCCATGCTGTGTACGTCAGCCACACCCCTGTCCGTCCTCGCCATGTTGCCAGGCCTCTGCCCTCTAGCACTGCTGTGCGCTCCATGACCTTTGAAAGCCCCAGAGGAGCAAACACGAAGGCGTCACCAGCGTCTGTAACAGTGACAGGCCAGAGGGTGCACGGTTTCGAGCCGGCAAGTCCTGCTCTGAAACGGACGTGCTTAGAAAGTTTAGAAAGAAGTCCAGCTAAGATTAAACGGCCTGAGATGAACTCAAAG AGCTTGTCCCCTAAGCTGTGTGAGATCCTGCAGGCTCGTCTGAAAGATCGTAGAGGAGCCCTGAGTTCCAGCCGTGCCTCAGCGAGAGCTCTGCACCTCGAGCCTGAATTTAACAAAACACCCCATAATAATCCTGATACTGTGGAGCACAACATGGAGCTGCAGCACTTCCTGGAGACAGAGGAGAGGGAAGAGAAAATACAGAGCCAGGTTACACCCACTCTGCAGGATTCGGctggacacacaaacacagag ACTCTGATCCCCACAGGTTATTTGATTCCAATTTCCCAACAGCCTCTGCTTAGCTTTAAAGAGACTTCGACCTCCAGTGGAGAGACAAATAAAACGCCAACATACATCTATCGCACACCAACTGCag GTTCGATAGCCCCTTCACCTCAGGAGTTCACCCCATCCCCTCTACCTGTCCATCGCCCCACCCACCGGGTCAGCCCCAACCCTTCCATCCTCAACTTCACCCTGCAGAACCTTGCTCTGATCCACAACACACCCAacaccacacatacagtacCAGCACCGGAGCAGCCGAGCCCCATACCCTGCACACACGCGCATGCTCACACACCGCTCCAAACACACGGCATGATCTTCATCAAGCCCGTCTCACCTCTCACACTCATCAGCCTGCAGCAG CCGGCCCTGACCACGCCCAAAAGTGGCTCCGCCCCCCAGCAGTGCTTTTTCCACACACCAGTCTCCACCGTGGTCACGCCCACTGCCAGTAAGAGCCTGTACATCCCTCAGAGGAAGCTGGACGTGAGCTCAGAGGAACACTGA
- the e2f8 gene encoding transcription factor E2F8 isoform X2, which yields MSSTLLDGQQLKQKLEINPNPSSSGAAREKKKVVFVEPQTQLTTLGKLQEAQKAMGPLSTPTKGSEAPGGEPWTPTSNLKMLISAASPEIRNREKEKNSTEEHENSSQDTEQGEESERLQLSRKEKSLGLLCHKFLARYPDYPNPALNNDICLDDVAVELNVERRRIYDIMNVLESLNMVSRLAKNRYTWHGRAQLAHTLALLQREGEKHHYSQQIQQIRQRHAEDMLEMEGEEKENEDVDGEITQKEPGFSEATVDAKGASRKDKSLRVMSQKFVMLFLVSSPRVVSLEIAAKILIGEDQVVDQDKSKFKTKIRRLYDISNVLSSLKLIKKVHVTEERGRKPAFKWTGPENLSLQGLQVEASSCPRPLESRSSVDNCTKNLFCSPSTKRGFTRHHSLVKLAKSIQDDRRKINSAPSSPIKITSDAVNGSFYSSKMDHLAEICKMQLDQQAMNAQKQSDLKEAAHLQQKNSMLSPIPPVMTSGAEACPRTVQLSLAPPPCCSLVPVLLPHAVYVSHTPVRPRHVARPLPSSTAVRSMTFESPRGANTKASPASVTVTGQRVHGFEPASPALKRTCLESLERSPAKIKRPEMNSKSLSPKLCEILQARLKDRRGALSSSRASARALHLEPEFNKTPHNNPDTVEHNMELQHFLETEEREEKIQSQVTPTLQDSAGHTNTETLIPTGYLIPISQQPLLSFKETSTSSGETNKTPTYIYRTPTAGSIAPSPQEFTPSPLPVHRPTHRVSPNPSILNFTLQNLALIHNTPNTTHTVPAPEQPSPIPCTHAHAHTPLQTHGMIFIKPVSPLTLISLQQPALTTPKSGSAPQQCFFHTPVSTVVTPTASKSLYIPQRKLDVSSEEH from the exons ATGAGCAGCACTTTACTGGATGGTCAGCAGTTGAAGCAGAAGCTTGAGATTAACCCAAACCCAAGCAGCTCAGGTGCAGCGCGTGAGAAG AAAAAAGTTGTGTTTGTGGAGCCACAAACACAGTTAACAACTTTAGGAAAACTTCAGGAAGCTCAGAAGGCCATGGGACCTTTATCCACACCTACGAAGGGCTCGGAGGCCCCGGGAGGGGAACCGTGGACACCGACGTCCAACCTGAAAATGTTGATCAGCGCTGCGAGTCCAGAAATACGCAaccgagagaaagagaagaacagCACTGAGGAACATGAGAACTCCTCTCAG GATACTGAACAAGGAGAAGAGTCAGAGAGGCTGCAGCTCAGCCGAAAAGAGAAAAGCCTCGGGTTGCTGTGTCACAAATTTTTGGCTCGATATCCAGATTATCCGAATCCAGCTCTAAACAATGACATTTGCCTTGATGATGTTGCTGTTGAACTGA ATGTGGAACGGCGACGTATATATGACATCATGAACGTTCTGGAGAGCCTGAACATGGTCAGCCGTTTGGCTAAAAACCGCTACACATGGCATGGTCGTGCTCAGCTAGCACACACACTAGCACTGCTccaaagagagggagagaaacaccACTATAGCCAGCAGATCCAGCAGATACGGCAGAGACATGCAGAGGACATGctggagatggagggagaggagaaagagaacgAGGACGTCGATGGAGAAATCACACAGAAGGAGCCAGGATTTAGTGAAGCCACTGTCGATGCTAAAGGGG CTAGCCGTAAGGATAAGTCCCTGCGTGTGATGAGTCAGAAGTTCGTTATGCTGTTCCTGGTGTCGAGTCCACGTGTGGTGAGCCTGGAAATCGCAGCCAAGATCCTGATCGGAGAAGACCAGGTGGTGGACCAGGACAAGAGCAAGTTCAAGA caAAGATTCGTCGTCTATATGACATCTCTAACGTCCTCAGTAGTCTTAAGCTTATTAAGAAAGTGCATGTGACGGAAGAACGAGGAAGAAAACCCGCATTTAAATGGACTGGACCAGAGAATCTGTCCTTACAAG GTTTGCAGGTTGAGGCTTCTTCTTGCCCTCGGCCCCTCGAGTCCCGCTCGTCTGTAGACAACTGCACCAAAAACCTTTTCTGCTCTCCCAGCACTAAACGAGGCTTCACACGACATCATTCACTCGTCAAATTGGCCAAAAGCATCCAGGATGATCGCAGGAAGATCAACTCTGCTCCATCAAGCCCCATTAAAATCACAA GTGATGCGGTTAATGGAAGTTTCTATTCAAGTAAAATGGATCACCTCGCTGAGATTTGTAAAATGCAGCTGGACCAGCAAGCTAT GAATGCCCAGAAGCAGAGCGATCTGAAAGAGGCTGCTCACTTGCAGCAGAAAAACTCAATGTTGTCACCCATTCCCCCCGTGATGACATCAGGGGCAGAGGCTTGTCCTCGGACGGTGCAGTTATCGCTTGCGCCTCCTCCCTGCTGCTCCCTCGTTCCTGTGCTGCTTCCCCATGCTGTGTACGTCAGCCACACCCCTGTCCGTCCTCGCCATGTTGCCAGGCCTCTGCCCTCTAGCACTGCTGTGCGCTCCATGACCTTTGAAAGCCCCAGAGGAGCAAACACGAAGGCGTCACCAGCGTCTGTAACAGTGACAGGCCAGAGGGTGCACGGTTTCGAGCCGGCAAGTCCTGCTCTGAAACGGACGTGCTTAGAAAGTTTAGAAAGAAGTCCAGCTAAGATTAAACGGCCTGAGATGAACTCAAAG AGCTTGTCCCCTAAGCTGTGTGAGATCCTGCAGGCTCGTCTGAAAGATCGTAGAGGAGCCCTGAGTTCCAGCCGTGCCTCAGCGAGAGCTCTGCACCTCGAGCCTGAATTTAACAAAACACCCCATAATAATCCTGATACTGTGGAGCACAACATGGAGCTGCAGCACTTCCTGGAGACAGAGGAGAGGGAAGAGAAAATACAGAGCCAGGTTACACCCACTCTGCAGGATTCGGctggacacacaaacacagag ACTCTGATCCCCACAGGTTATTTGATTCCAATTTCCCAACAGCCTCTGCTTAGCTTTAAAGAGACTTCGACCTCCAGTGGAGAGACAAATAAAACGCCAACATACATCTATCGCACACCAACTGCag GTTCGATAGCCCCTTCACCTCAGGAGTTCACCCCATCCCCTCTACCTGTCCATCGCCCCACCCACCGGGTCAGCCCCAACCCTTCCATCCTCAACTTCACCCTGCAGAACCTTGCTCTGATCCACAACACACCCAacaccacacatacagtacCAGCACCGGAGCAGCCGAGCCCCATACCCTGCACACACGCGCATGCTCACACACCGCTCCAAACACACGGCATGATCTTCATCAAGCCCGTCTCACCTCTCACACTCATCAGCCTGCAGCAG CCGGCCCTGACCACGCCCAAAAGTGGCTCCGCCCCCCAGCAGTGCTTTTTCCACACACCAGTCTCCACCGTGGTCACGCCCACTGCCAGTAAGAGCCTGTACATCCCTCAGAGGAAGCTGGACGTGAGCTCAGAGGAACACTGA